Part of the Nostoc sp. ATCC 53789 genome, ATCGCTAAATGCCCCAGCATTCACATAATCCCCTAGATGGGATTGCTCTGTAACCGCATTGGGTATATATTGTTGCACCTTAATCAGAGTATCGTTATTCGAAATTGGTATTATTACTCTATAAGGATTACTAGCAACTAATGTGTTGCCATTAGTCCCAGGTACAGCATAGGCAGTAGCAGGAGGTAATACATAGCGATTATTTTCAGGTGTAGCATAGCCAGTATTAACAGGTACTAGATAGCGAGTTTCAGGTAATACAGAGCCATTAGCTTCAGTATAATTACCCCCAGTTGAGCTATCCAACCCTAATGCTTGCCAAGTTTGCCAATCTACATTTCCGGTAGCATTAATTCGAGAATATTGCTGGAATGCAATCACGGTTTCTTTGGTAGAATCGCTGAAAAAGCCATCAGGATTGGTATTAGAGAAACCCAACTGCGATAAACGCTCTTGAACTAATGCGACATTATCTCCGCGATCGCCTAGAGTCAGATAATCTCTGCTCGGTTGTTGAGTAATAGATCCACCAGTTGAGACTCTACGCACTGCATCTAAAACTTGAGCATTGGCAATGCCATCAACAGGTAGACGATAATTTCGCTGGAATTTGATCACAGCATCTCTAGTTATTGGGCCAATAGTCCCAGTAGGACTAGTATTAAAATAACCTAACTGCCGCAAACGCCCTTGTAGTTCTCTCACTTGTTGAGTAGAAAGACTCGACGATCTAGACGATCTAGCTTGAGTTGGAGAGGAACCTAGTAGTGCATTCCAAGTTTGTCGATTCACAATCCCGTTAGCAGCTATGCGATAATTTCGCTGCAATTTGATCACGGCATTTCTAGTCATTGGGCCGAAATTCCCATTGGGAGTAGCATTCAAGTAGCCTAACTGCCGCAGACGTTGTTGTAGCCTTGTCACGGCTGCACCAGTTTTGCCTTGAGAGAGAACAGGATATTGACCACTTGACCGCGATGCACTACTAGTATTCCTACTTTGACATGCTCGTTGTAATGCTTGTTGCGTATTAATACCCACAACCCCATCAGCAGGTATTCTATTAGCTTGCTGGAATTTGATCACAGCGTTTTGAGTCAGACTAGCAAACTTACCACTCACTGGGCCGTTAAAGTAGCCTAACTTTTTTAAACACCTCTGGCTACTGGTTACTTCCGGCCCATTACTTCCGATTTTTTGAAGTGCCAAAGATTGCCCTGCGATACTCAGAAGCCCCGTAATTATTGCCGCAGACAAAAGACGCATCGTCGCACCGCTAGATAACTTTTTCCAATTCAAAAATTTGAAATTAGCTACGGTAGGAACAACCTTGACGCTTTCAGATGCCTCATAGACTGAGGCAAGCTTGGTTAAATAGCTATCTACCCCTGTTTTCACTTGCTTTTTTTCAAGTTATGACCATACAAGATTATACTGTTTTCTCTGTGTCATATTTGTTATTTGTATGATTCTTTACAAGTAATTTTTCAGAAGAAGCAGGAGGTAGGGGAACTGCTCTGAACAAGGGAGAAAGAATTAATAGAGCCATCACGGTTCCAGAGCAACAAAATTTATGGAATTTTTATTGCTCTGTTTTTTGTGTATCCTCTGGTTTTTCAGGCTTTTGTTCATCAACTTTTTCAGTATTACCTGCTTTCACCCAACCTTCTTGTTCGCTATCTTCCAAACGGATCTTTTGCCAACCTTTGTCTTCGCTTTCTTCCAAAATAATAATTTTTTGATTAAAAGCAACCCCACCAATTTTTTCAGCCTCTAGATTTGGTTGCGATCGCAAACTCAAGCCTTCAGCCCAACTAACACGCCCTCGGTAAGCTCCCGATGGCAATGCTTTTGGTGATGGGGTAGCCTTTGGTGATGCTGTGGAAGTAGGGCTTGAGCTTGGAGATGGTTTAGTAGATGTCCCAGGTGTCAGGCTGGGTTTAGCTCCTCCAGGCTCAGTTCCTTTTGGAGCTTGGGCTTTCACCGAGGGACTATCGTTGGAATAAACAGGTTTGGCAGGGGGTATGCCGGTGCGATTCATAAAATAGAGTGCAATTGCAGCGCCGCCACCTATTAGTACAGCGATCGCTAAGAAAATCCCAAGTATAAATTTTGTTAAGCCAGACAACATAGTTAAAACCCGATCGCCAGTGGTAAATAGTCAATAGTCAATAGTAATTCATGATTAACTGTTGACTATTGACTCAGCAATTATTAACTGATCAATTATTGTAGCTACTGTTAAAGCGTTCACGTAGTGCGCCGGAGGCGTTCGCTTAAAGGATTATGTTTCGACGCTAAACGCGCTCTCCCAGCCGCCGCCCATTCTTGAAGTTGCTGAATTTGCTCTACAGCAGTTCGCGCCAAGGGGATGATCTGACTTGCGGCTTCTAAAATATCGTCAGTAGCAAAGTCGCGGTTTTGGCTAAATCCAATATGCATCGCTTCAATTAAAGTTTGCTCAATCTCTGCCCCGGAAAAATCAGGCGTTTCATAAGCTAACCTTTCGATGTCATAACTTTTCAAGTTATGGGGGCGCAATCGGGATAAATGAACATCATAAATTGCTTTTCTCTCTTCTTGGGTGGGCAATCCCACAAAGAAAATTTCATCAAAACGCCCTTTACGCAGCATTTCCGGCGGTAGGGCTTGGATATCGTTGGCAGTGGCGACGACAAAAACGGGTGAGCTTTTTTCGGCTAGCCAGTTAATAAAAGTACCAAACACACGGCTGGCTGTTCCGGCATCACCTTTGCTACCAATTCCAGCAAAGGCTTTATCTATTTCATCAATCCACAAAATACAGGGAGCAAGGGCTTCAGCTACTTGGATCATTTGCCGAGTCCGAGATTCTGATTCACCTACTAAACCACCAAATAACCTTCCCACATCCAGACGTAGCAAGGGTAAATGCCAGTGATGAGCGATCGCTTTTGCCGTTAAGGATTTACCAGTTCCCTGAATACCCACCAACATTAAACCACGGGGGTGCGGTAATCCGTACTGTCGCGCCTTATCAGTAAATGAGCCTCCTCGACGGATCAGCCAGTCTTTGAGGTTGTCGAGTCCACCGATATCAGAAATTTGCTCAGTCGCGGGGTAGAAGTCCAGGATTTGGGTTTGGCGGATAGTTTGACGCTTTTCTTCCAAAACGAGATCCACGTCTTCTGGCTGCAATTCGCCGTGGGTAGCGATCGCTTTTGCCAAAACCCGACGAATCCTTTCCATCGAAAGCCCTTGACAAGAACGCACCAAGTCATCTAAAACTTGGCCAGAAAGTGAGTTACCAGTACTTTGTAACAAACGATCTATCTCAGTTTTAATTTCTGGGGCAGCGGGTAAGGGAAACTCGACGACTGTCAAAACTTCGGTTAAGTCGTCAGGAATGGCGATGCGCGGCGACAATAATACAATATTTTTTGGTTGCGACTTGAGGAGTCGGGACAGATTGCGGAGTTTGCGTGCGATCGCTACATCATCTAAAAAGCGATGATAATCTCGGAGAATCAATACAGCTGGCGCGGAAGCTGGTAATTTTTCGATAAATTCTAAAGCTTGCAACGGGTTACGTCGCCCAAACCCCACATCATTGGGATTTCCCTGGTAGCCATCGACAAAATCCCAAGTATACACTGGGCGATTACCCTGGTTGGTTGCTTCTTCCCGAATAGCTGCTTCTACCCGCTCCTCTTCATAAGTGGGAATATAAATTAAAGGGTAGCGGGCGCGTAGCAGTAGTTTAAACTCTTCACGGAAGTTCATATATAGTTGTTATTGGTTAGTTTATCTTGAACGCAATGTACAACTTTCTTGGTTCAAAAAGCCAATGATTAACCAGCAAGAACAATACAATATTGCTTTTCTTGTTCAGCAACTATGCACAAATCAAGATAACGCTGTTCTCAAACAGACCGCTAAACATTCGGGGTTTATTATTGGTTTAGCGCATCTTCATACAGAATCGGTATTAGTTTTAGTAAGTGATAAAATACAACAATTTTTGATATCTTTTAGAATATAAATATGAATATCAAACCCTACCAGAAGTATTTAATAAAATATAAAACAATAAGCCTGTGTAGACAGGCTTAGTTGGTGTAAGCGCAGATTTCAGTCTGACGAATTACCAAATTATTGTCCCGGAAGTTGCTTTTTCAGTGCTTCCAGAGATGCCCAACGGTTATCAACTGGCGTTCCAGGATTATCAGGAGTATCAACAGTACTACTTACAGGAATACCTGGACAATTGCGATCGCACAATTGGCGCTGAGGTACTGCCAAACACATCTGCTCATACAGCCATTCGTTGGGATAAAAATGACCATCGGGTGGCAGGGTTTCAAGCAACTCTTCCATAATCACTTCCCTCTCTAGGGGCAAGTCATTTACTTGATTTGCAGCTTCGTCTAACCAGATGATTTCTTTGGTATCAAGCCCTAAGCGGCGATTGTATTGCTGCAAGCAGCGATTGCAGGTACAAGTAATAATTGTTTCTGCCTGAGCGGACACTTCCAGGTAAGTGCCATGATGCTGCACGCGCACATGACCGCGAACTGGTGTTAACGTTTCCAGACCAGGCAGAAATTCCTCAACTTGAACTTCCTCTGTCCGCTCCGGGGCTTTGGTTAGCTGCGGAATATAAATTGCGTCCATAGGATTTGTGAGACATCCTCACGAAAATTAATGGTGATTACCAGCAATAATACTGATACTACATCTTTATTTTAGCTTTTAGGAACAAGAGAAATTTTGAAATTATATTGAGCTTTCAATTAACTCTTAACTCCTGTACAGACGCGATTAATCGCATCTGTACTAACCCCTAACTTCTTCCAACGAAGCCGGTCGCACAACCAGATGACGATGCGGTTCTTTACCGCGACTGAAGGTTTCCAAATCTCCAAATTCCTTCAAGAAGGTATGGATTTGTCGCCTTTCAGCAGAACTGAGAGATTTGATTTCTACTTCTCTACCAGAAAAGCGCACTTCATCGGCTGCTGCTTCTGCTAATGCGCGAATTTCAGCTTCTCTTTTGACCCGGTAGCCATTCAACTCAATAGTGTAAGAGGCTTGTTCCTCTGGGGGTTGGCTCAGGTTTAAAACCGAATTTGCTAGATACTGAATCGCATCTAGCACAGAACCATCAGTACCAATTAATATCTGGATTTGTTCTGTCGTCAAATTTGTTTGATCGATTGTCAACCAGTAATTATCTGGTTCTGGGGAATCGCTGTCTTGAGATTGGGGAGTTTCTAAATGACCCTGAATCTCAGCAGGTACTCCAGTGAGTTCCAGCAGGGTTTTTAACCACTGCTGACCTCGCTGCATCGAAATATTGCTCATGATCCCCCTGTAGCCTTTTTCTTAGAACTTTTCGGTTCAAAAGGCAATGCTTTTTGTTCGATGACTGTTGCTTCTTTCTCTTGGGTTTCTACAATTTTTTGTAGTTCTTCTGGTAGAGGTTCGCGGGAGAGAAGATAAGTTTGTGCAGTTTGGAAAATGTTACCAATCACCATATACATCAGCACCCCGGCTGGTAGGGGGAAGAACAAAAACATCCCAGAAAATATGACTGGAGTGATTTTGTTAACTGTATCTTGCTGCGGATTTCCACCACTGGAATTCTGCCCAGAAAGCATTTGGCTAACATAAAGGCTGATTCCAAAGAAAACGATCATAGCGACAATATCCCAGTGGATTGTGCCATCTGCATCTTGTGCGCCAACTCTGCCTAAAGCATCAATGAATAGAAAGCCTTTTTCTGCTGCTAGTCCGGGAATTGTTCCTTGAATGCTAACTTCTCCTGGCTGCAAGGCTTCTACATTACCATCAGCATCAATTTTTATCCGATCTTCGCCTTTGGTTATTTTCCAATCAGGAGTTAGCTTATTTTCTGGGTGTTCTGCTAAAAGTACCTGAAATGGTTTGCCCTCAACAGTCTGATATTGGATCTTAGTTTGTTCTCCCACAGCTAGTTTGTTACCACTGGGAAGGATTGCAGCTACTTTAACGTGTTCCCCATCTGCAACATAAATATTTTGAGGAGCAGTAGCAAAGGCTTGCGGTTGAATCTGCTCGATTTGTTCTGCGGGAACGATTTGCAGGTTAACGCTGTAGTTTGCGCTTGCAAAAGGCGAACCCCGCAAAGTGGCAAACAGCGCTAATAAGACCGGCATTTGCACTAATAACGGAAAACAGCCTGCTAAGGGGTTGCCAAATTCTTTTTGGACATTGACCATTTCCTCTTGCTGCTTTTGCGGTTCATCCTTATAACGCTCTTTAATTTCTGCCATCCGCTTCTGCATCAGAGGTTGTACAATTCGCATCTTCCGCATGTTGCGAATTGAGCCAGCACTCAGGGGATAGAGCGCGAAGCGGACTATCAATGTCAAAGCAACGATCGCCAATCCGTAGCTAGGCACTATACCATAGAAGAAATCTATGATTGGCAGCATCACGTTGTTCGAGAGAAAGCCGATACCAAAATCCATTATTCTGAATTCAACCTGAGGTACTGTAAACTGACTGAATCTAATTTATCTAAATCATAAATTATGTGCGACTACCCTTCGCTACGGATAGCCGCACATGCCAAAAGTAGGGGAGTAGGGAGTGGTATGTATTTTTTGGTAAGTGCGAAGTTCTGAATTTTGTATTTTATCTGAGCAAATTCGGCATTCCCTATTCCCTACTCCCATCACTTATTAGCAGCTACCGTATATTCGGGATTTTTCGCAGCAATTCTTTCGTTAATGTAGTCATAGACTTCCCGAAATTTGGGAATTGCACGCAATTCGAGACGACTGCCGTTTTTTAGGGTTAGTACCATATCTCCCCACAAGCCAATGCCACGCGGGATTGTGACAACTTTGACAATTTCTGAGTAAATTATGTCAGTGCGATCGCGCCCTTGCCAACCTCCAATCACCGTAACTCGGCGATCGGTGATGCGGAAACGCAGCCACAATGCCCTGACAATTGCCCCAACTGTTAACGGTATGCCGACAATGGTTAACCCAATCAGCACGTTGACAATTAAATCCCCAATATGGGGGCCACCTTCATAATAAACATCTTCACGAATTCCCATCGAACACCTCAGCTTGTGCCAACAACTGCTCTAATTCTTGCAGAAATTGTGGGCTTACGCACTTAGATTCTGCTGCTGTAGGTTTGACAATGAACACTAATCGCCACCCTGGTGATAATTTGGGCAGCAAACTATATAAAGCAGAAGTAATTTGCCGTTTGATTCGGTTGCGAACCACTGCCCTTTTGCTGACTTTTGTGCTTATCGAAATACCAATGCGTATGCTGGAAATATGCAGTGAGTCAATTGGTTGTGTAGTCTGAGTGGCAGTGTCCAAAGAAGGTTTTCTTGAAGACAACGGCTTTAAGGCTCTCAATGTTAAATAAGAGCCATTACGCCGAATTCCTTCCCGGAAAACTGCCTGAAAATCCTTGCGGGATTTTAGCCGATTTGCTTTAGGCAAAGCCACAGATACTCTTTTAGCTTAAATATGCCCTAAACGCTCAAACGGTGACGGCCCTTTTTTCTCCTAGCTCTAATCACGTTTCTACCATCTGGTGTCCGCATTCTGGCGCGAAAACCAGAGGTTCTTTTTCTCTTACGGCTAGTACCGCCTAGTGTTCTTTTCATACTGTTCTCCTCTTAGGTGATTTTTATAAAAACTCACAATCTCTAATTGTATCACTTTTTTAGTGAATTGGGAATTGAGCATTGGTTACACCCAATCAGCACTCTTAATTGATGCTCAAAATCCATGTTCCCATGTAGCGCAATAATGGCACATCACCAGGGGAAAGCACTTGACAGTTAAAGTAGTAAACTCCGCCAAAGGATGGGTTTTTCACGTTAGACAAGACTACCTCAACTGCACTACCTGCTGGTACTGGCTCTTGGGGAAAAATATTAATTAGCTTACCTTCTTTGTCCCACTTCACCTCAGAAAGCGGAACTGCTTTGCCTTTGACTCGGACTTCAATTTTGTTCTGGTCAAAAGTTCCTTTGTAATATTCAGGGTAGGTAATGGCAAATTGACCAACAGCCAATTTCATCCTTTGGGCTGGAATCCTTAATATATATCGATCCCACCCATTGGCTTGTCCACCAAAATCTAATCGGAAGGGCAGTTGATTTTCGGCTTTAACGCCGCTAAACAGCGTAAATCCAGGTAAACTTTGTGCCCAAGTCAGGGCTGGAAATCCAGTCACTAAACAGCTAGTCACGGCTAAAGCGGAAAGTAAACGTCGCATAATTGAGCTTCCTCTACCAAAAAATAAATCTGTTATCTAAAATAACCGTGTGTTAGTATTCGTTACTAAAGTTTACTACTCACTTCCTGACAATTGACGTTCAGTAACAACAAAAAGTGCCATCCTCCCTGATGTTTAGACGGCAGTAAAATTACTTAGCAATAAATTTCACATGCAACCAACTTACTTCATTACCCTTATAGAGTAATGATTTGATGACTAGGTTGGTCAAATTTTTAACTCAATAGAAACACCGTTGGGATTGGATTGTGTTTCTAAATATGTATAAGTGTATCTAAATTTGAGAATTTTGTTATAAAAATTGAGGCGTGCCATCAGCGATCGCCAGTTAAGTTGGGCTAAATTGATTAAAATAAGTTGGATTGGAATCAAAGTCGTAATCATTAAAATTTGATTTGGAAATTATAAAGCCTTCAAAATTGGGTCAATATTACTCTATAAGACAGAAATACCAAAATTTCTCAATCCCGAAAATAAGCTGAAGATAAAGATGCAAAATTTGGGAATCAATTTAGGATGTGCAATACGTAACCCTGTTTGCAACTATCTGAAAATATGACATCTGCGAACGGCAAAGTCAGGCATTGCCTGAACAGCTAAGAGTGGGAGAGGAAAGTTTCAAGGTTCAATCTACAAGTAAAAGTCATAGCTGATGTTCCTGCCTAAGTACTATGAATACGGGATATCCCTCATCTAGACAATCACTTACTGGGCAGAGATTAGGTATTTATCTTCAGGAGATTTCATGAGAATAGCAGTTGCTAAAGAAATTGAAGTTTGTGAACGTCGTGTGGCATTAATTCCTGACACCGTTGCTCGATTGGTAAAACAAGGTTTGGAAGTCTGGGTAGAAAAGGGTGCAGGAGAGCGATCTTTTTTCAGTGATACTGACTATGAAGCCGCAGGAGCTACAATAATTGGCGATACTGCCAAATTATGGGGCGAAACAGATATTCTTTTAAAAGTCAGCCCACCACAAGAACGAGAAGATGGGCGCTCAGAAGTTGATTTGTTAAAGGAAGGGGCTGTATTACTCAGTTTCCTCAATCCTTTAGGAAATCCTGTTGTAGCACAGCAACTAGCAAATCGGAAAATTACAGCCTTGAGTATGGAAATGATTC contains:
- a CDS encoding AAA family ATPase; protein product: MNFREEFKLLLRARYPLIYIPTYEEERVEAAIREEATNQGNRPVYTWDFVDGYQGNPNDVGFGRRNPLQALEFIEKLPASAPAVLILRDYHRFLDDVAIARKLRNLSRLLKSQPKNIVLLSPRIAIPDDLTEVLTVVEFPLPAAPEIKTEIDRLLQSTGNSLSGQVLDDLVRSCQGLSMERIRRVLAKAIATHGELQPEDVDLVLEEKRQTIRQTQILDFYPATEQISDIGGLDNLKDWLIRRGGSFTDKARQYGLPHPRGLMLVGIQGTGKSLTAKAIAHHWHLPLLRLDVGRLFGGLVGESESRTRQMIQVAEALAPCILWIDEIDKAFAGIGSKGDAGTASRVFGTFINWLAEKSSPVFVVATANDIQALPPEMLRKGRFDEIFFVGLPTQEERKAIYDVHLSRLRPHNLKSYDIERLAYETPDFSGAEIEQTLIEAMHIGFSQNRDFATDDILEAASQIIPLARTAVEQIQQLQEWAAAGRARLASKHNPLSERLRRTT
- the rpmH gene encoding 50S ribosomal protein L34, with translation MKRTLGGTSRKRKRTSGFRARMRTPDGRNVIRARRKKGRHRLSV
- a CDS encoding SH3 domain-containing protein, with the translated sequence MLSGLTKFILGIFLAIAVLIGGGAAIALYFMNRTGIPPAKPVYSNDSPSVKAQAPKGTEPGGAKPSLTPGTSTKPSPSSSPTSTASPKATPSPKALPSGAYRGRVSWAEGLSLRSQPNLEAEKIGGVAFNQKIIILEESEDKGWQKIRLEDSEQEGWVKAGNTEKVDEQKPEKPEDTQKTEQ
- a CDS encoding DUF2808 domain-containing protein; the protein is MRRLLSALAVTSCLVTGFPALTWAQSLPGFTLFSGVKAENQLPFRLDFGGQANGWDRYILRIPAQRMKLAVGQFAITYPEYYKGTFDQNKIEVRVKGKAVPLSEVKWDKEGKLINIFPQEPVPAGSAVEVVLSNVKNPSFGGVYYFNCQVLSPGDVPLLRYMGTWILSIN
- a CDS encoding DUF177 domain-containing protein; this encodes MDAIYIPQLTKAPERTEEVQVEEFLPGLETLTPVRGHVRVQHHGTYLEVSAQAETIITCTCNRCLQQYNRRLGLDTKEIIWLDEAANQVNDLPLEREVIMEELLETLPPDGHFYPNEWLYEQMCLAVPQRQLCDRNCPGIPVSSTVDTPDNPGTPVDNRWASLEALKKQLPGQ
- a CDS encoding R3H domain-containing nucleic acid-binding protein, with translation MSNISMQRGQQWLKTLLELTGVPAEIQGHLETPQSQDSDSPEPDNYWLTIDQTNLTTEQIQILIGTDGSVLDAIQYLANSVLNLSQPPEEQASYTIELNGYRVKREAEIRALAEAAADEVRFSGREVEIKSLSSAERRQIHTFLKEFGDLETFSRGKEPHRHLVVRPASLEEVRG
- the yidC gene encoding membrane protein insertase YidC, with product MDFGIGFLSNNVMLPIIDFFYGIVPSYGLAIVALTLIVRFALYPLSAGSIRNMRKMRIVQPLMQKRMAEIKERYKDEPQKQQEEMVNVQKEFGNPLAGCFPLLVQMPVLLALFATLRGSPFASANYSVNLQIVPAEQIEQIQPQAFATAPQNIYVADGEHVKVAAILPSGNKLAVGEQTKIQYQTVEGKPFQVLLAEHPENKLTPDWKITKGEDRIKIDADGNVEALQPGEVSIQGTIPGLAAEKGFLFIDALGRVGAQDADGTIHWDIVAMIVFFGISLYVSQMLSGQNSSGGNPQQDTVNKITPVIFSGMFLFFPLPAGVLMYMVIGNIFQTAQTYLLSREPLPEELQKIVETQEKEATVIEQKALPFEPKSSKKKATGGS
- a CDS encoding peptidoglycan-binding protein, with product MKTGVDSYLTKLASVYEASESVKVVPTVANFKFLNWKKLSSGATMRLLSAAIITGLLSIAGQSLALQKIGSNGPEVTSSQRCLKKLGYFNGPVSGKFASLTQNAVIKFQQANRIPADGVVGINTQQALQRACQSRNTSSASRSSGQYPVLSQGKTGAAVTRLQQRLRQLGYLNATPNGNFGPMTRNAVIKLQRNYRIAANGIVNRQTWNALLGSSPTQARSSRSSSLSTQQVRELQGRLRQLGYFNTSPTGTIGPITRDAVIKFQRNYRLPVDGIANAQVLDAVRRVSTGGSITQQPSRDYLTLGDRGDNVALVQERLSQLGFSNTNPDGFFSDSTKETVIAFQQYSRINATGNVDWQTWQALGLDSSTGGNYTEANGSVLPETRYLVPVNTGYATPENNRYVLPPATAYAVPGTNGNTLVASNPYRVIIPISNNDTLIKVQQYIPNAVTEQSHLGDYVNAGAFSDRAQAETLTKMLRSYGLDARVKFN
- the rnpA gene encoding ribonuclease P protein component, yielding MALPKANRLKSRKDFQAVFREGIRRNGSYLTLRALKPLSSRKPSLDTATQTTQPIDSLHISSIRIGISISTKVSKRAVVRNRIKRQITSALYSLLPKLSPGWRLVFIVKPTAAESKCVSPQFLQELEQLLAQAEVFDGNS
- a CDS encoding PH domain-containing protein, giving the protein MGIREDVYYEGGPHIGDLIVNVLIGLTIVGIPLTVGAIVRALWLRFRITDRRVTVIGGWQGRDRTDIIYSEIVKVVTIPRGIGLWGDMVLTLKNGSRLELRAIPKFREVYDYINERIAAKNPEYTVAANK